A genomic stretch from Falco cherrug isolate bFalChe1 chromosome 3, bFalChe1.pri, whole genome shotgun sequence includes:
- the LOC102053270 gene encoding CYFIP-related Rac1 interactor A-like isoform X3 — translation MGNLIKVLGKDLENCPHFFLDFENAQPTEAETAVWNQVNAVLEEAQAVLAELQSYTGAGQEIREAIQNPGDLRLQERAWSAVCPLVAKLKRFYEFSLRLENALRSLLEALTSPPYAPTQHLEREQALAKQFAEILHFTLSFDELKMTNPAIQNDFSYYRRTISRNRINNLQLDAESEVNNEMANRMSLFYAEATPMLKTLSNATTKFVSENKTLPIEDTTDCLSTMACVCRVMLETPEYRSRFTNTETLLFCMRVMVGVIILYDHVHPVGAFAKTSKIDMKGCIKVLKDQPSTSTEGLLNALRYTTRHLNDDTTSKQIRALLQ, via the exons ATGCGCAGCCAACGGAGGCCGAGACGGCGGTGTGGAACCAGGTGAACGCCGTGCTGGAGGAGGCGCAGGCTGTCCTGGCCGAGCTGCAGTCGTACACGGGTGCTGGGCAGGAGATCCGAGAG GCCATCCAAAACCCCGGGGACCTGCGGCTGCAGGAGAGGGCCTGGAGCGCCGTCTGCCCCCTCGTCGCCAAGCTGAAGCGCTTCTACGAGTTCTCCCTGCGGCTGG AGAACGCCCTGCGGAGCTTGCTGGAGGCCCTCACCAGCCCCCCGTACGCCCCAACCCAGCACCTCGAGCGGGAGCAAGCCTTGGCCAAGCAGTTCGCCGAGATCCTCCACTTCACCCTCAGCTTTGATGAGCTCAAG ATGACCAACCCCGCCATCCAGAACGACTTCAGCTACTACAGAAGGACCATCAGCCGAAACCGCATTAACAACCTGCAG CTGGATGCGGAGAGCGAGGTGAACAACGAGATGGCCAACAGGATGTCCCTCTTCTATGCCGAGGCCACCCCCATGCTCAAAACACTCAGCAATGCCACCACCAAGTTCGTTTCAGAG AACAAGACCCTCCCGATCGAGGACACGACCGACTGCCTGAGCACCATGGCCTGCGTCTGCAGGGTGATGCTGGAGACCCC GGAGTACCGGAGCCGCTTCACCAACACCGAGACCCTCCTCTTCTGCATGCGGGTGATGGTCGGCGTCATCATCCTCTACGACCACGTCCACCCCGTGGGGGCCTTCGCAAAGACCTCCAAGATTGAT atGAAAGGTTGCATCAAAGTCTTGAAAGACCAACCCTCAACCAGCACCGAGGGGCTCCTGAACGCTCTGAG GTACACCACTCGGCACCTCAACGATGACACCACGTCCAAACAGATCCGGGCCCTGCTGCAGTGA
- the LOC102053270 gene encoding CYFIP-related Rac1 interactor A-like isoform X2, with product MSSPHLCRPGVSPGRGGHGHRGRPTAGGYRPAPLPRGQWQPPGASPVPRAQGPPCAGPWGRAARTHPPPAPSLPLGPSWGKETDQGEKPARKGCGLAGEPRDGVLAPPSGSRRPGPRSEPSGFLSPGRCPADAQPTEAETAVWNQVNAVLEEAQAVLAELQSYTGAGQEIREAIQNPGDLRLQERAWSAVCPLVAKLKRFYEFSLRLENALRSLLEALTSPPYAPTQHLEREQALAKQFAEILHFTLSFDELKMTNPAIQNDFSYYRRTISRNRINNLQLDAESEVNNEMANRMSLFYAEATPMLKTLSNATTKFVSENKTLPIEDTTDCLSTMACVCRVMLETPEYRSRFTNTETLLFCMRVMVGVIILYDHVHPVGAFAKTSKIDMKGCIKVLKDQPSTSTEGLLNALRYTTRHLNDDTTSKQIRALLQ from the exons ATGTCCTCCCCCCACCTTTGCCGTCCGGGGGtctccccggggagggggggccaCGGCCACCGGGGCAGACCCACGGCCGGGGGCTATCGCCCTGCACCTCTTCCCCGGGGCCAGTGGCAGCCCCCTGGGGCCAGCCCGGTGCCGAGGGCTCAGGGACCCCCGTGCGCAGGACCgtggggcagggcagccaggACTCACCCCCCACCTGCCCCGTCTCTGCCGCTTGGCCCAAGCTGGGGCAAGGAGACGGACCAGGGGGAGAAACCCGCCAGGAAGGGCTGTGGGCTGGCGGGGGAGCCGCGGGACGGGGTGCTGGCACCCCCCTCCGGCTCTCGCCGCCCAGGGCCCCGCTCAGAGCCCTCCGGGTTTCTCTCCCCGGGGCGCTGCCCTGCAGATGCGCAGCCAACGGAGGCCGAGACGGCGGTGTGGAACCAGGTGAACGCCGTGCTGGAGGAGGCGCAGGCTGTCCTGGCCGAGCTGCAGTCGTACACGGGTGCTGGGCAGGAGATCCGAGAG GCCATCCAAAACCCCGGGGACCTGCGGCTGCAGGAGAGGGCCTGGAGCGCCGTCTGCCCCCTCGTCGCCAAGCTGAAGCGCTTCTACGAGTTCTCCCTGCGGCTGG AGAACGCCCTGCGGAGCTTGCTGGAGGCCCTCACCAGCCCCCCGTACGCCCCAACCCAGCACCTCGAGCGGGAGCAAGCCTTGGCCAAGCAGTTCGCCGAGATCCTCCACTTCACCCTCAGCTTTGATGAGCTCAAG ATGACCAACCCCGCCATCCAGAACGACTTCAGCTACTACAGAAGGACCATCAGCCGAAACCGCATTAACAACCTGCAG CTGGATGCGGAGAGCGAGGTGAACAACGAGATGGCCAACAGGATGTCCCTCTTCTATGCCGAGGCCACCCCCATGCTCAAAACACTCAGCAATGCCACCACCAAGTTCGTTTCAGAG AACAAGACCCTCCCGATCGAGGACACGACCGACTGCCTGAGCACCATGGCCTGCGTCTGCAGGGTGATGCTGGAGACCCC GGAGTACCGGAGCCGCTTCACCAACACCGAGACCCTCCTCTTCTGCATGCGGGTGATGGTCGGCGTCATCATCCTCTACGACCACGTCCACCCCGTGGGGGCCTTCGCAAAGACCTCCAAGATTGAT atGAAAGGTTGCATCAAAGTCTTGAAAGACCAACCCTCAACCAGCACCGAGGGGCTCCTGAACGCTCTGAG GTACACCACTCGGCACCTCAACGATGACACCACGTCCAAACAGATCCGGGCCCTGCTGCAGTGA